In one window of Mesoplodon densirostris isolate mMesDen1 chromosome 4, mMesDen1 primary haplotype, whole genome shotgun sequence DNA:
- the PIGH gene encoding phosphatidylinositol N-acetylglucosaminyltransferase subunit H → MEDEQSFSDICGGRLALQRRFYSPSCLEFCLSCPRITLRSLTAVTCSVWLAAYGLFTLCENSMILSAAIFITLLGLLGYLHFVKIDHETLLIIDSLGIQMTSSYASGKESTTFIEMGEVKDVVINEAIYMQKVIYYLCILLKDPVEPHGISQVVPLFQSAKPRLDCLIEVYRSCQDILAHQKATSTSP, encoded by the exons ATGGAGGACGAGCAGAGCTTCTCAGATATTTGTGGCGGCCGCCTGGCCCTGCAGCGCCGCTTTTACTCCCCTTCCTGCCTGGAGTTCTGCCTCAGCTGCCCTCGGATCACCTTGCGCTCGCTCACCGCTGTCACCTGCAGCGTGTGGCTAGCGGCCTACGGACTCTTCACCCTCTGCGAG AACAGCATGATCCTCTCTGCTGCCATCTTCATCACTCTCTTAGGCCTGCTTGGTTACCTCCATTTTGTGAAGATTGATCACGAGACTCTGTTAATCATTGATTCCCTTGGCATCCAGATGACCTCATCCTATGCCTCAGGCAAAGAAAGCACCACCTTCATTGAGATGGGCGAGGTGAAGGATGTTGTCATTAATGAGGCTATTTACATG CAGAAGGTGATTTACTACCTCTGCATTTTATTGAAGGATCCAGTGGAACCACATGGGATATCCCAAGTAGTACCTCTCTTCCAG AGTGCCAAGCCCCGGCTGGACTGCTTGATTGAAGTGTACAGAAGCTGCCAGGACATCCTGGCACACCAGAAAGCCACATCAACGAGCCCGTGA